In Helicobacter colisuis, the DNA window CTTTAACGCCTTTAATCTCACGCCCTTTACTTCCCTAAAAGTTGTCCTTTTAGGGCAAGATCCTTATCACAACCCCAATCAAGCCATGGGATTATCTTTTAGTGTGCCAAAGGGGATTTCACTTCCTCCCTCTTTAAAAAATATTTATCAGGAATTATATGAAGATTTAGGGATTCCACCAAGCCACGATGGAGACCTAAGCAAATGGGCAAAACAAGGTGTTTTGCTACTTAATAGCGTTTTAAGTGTAGAGCAAAACAAACCTGCTTCGCATCAAAATTTTGGCTGGCAGACTTTTACTGACAATGTTATTAGCACCATTTCTTTACAAAAAGAGGGGATTATTTTTTTGCTTTGGGGCAATTATGCCAAAGCCAAAAAAAAACTCATTGATTCAAAAAAACATTTTATCCTAGAAGCAGCACACCCTTCTCCCTTAGCTCGTGGTGCTTTCTTTGGTTGCAGACATTTCTCAAAAACCAACAAGATTCTAAAATCACTTCGCAAAGATCCCATTGATTGGCAAATCTAATTTTTGCTTATTGTTTTACTTTCTTTTGTAGATTCTAGTTCATCTTTAGCAGGTTTAGTTTGCGTTTCTTGCGTTTCTTTATTAATATTTAAAATTTTTAGAATCTTTTGATTGCTCTTAGTTAAAACTTTAAACTCAACCCTGCGCGAAAGCTCAGCACTCTCAAGCGGTTTAGCAAAGGACAATCCATTAGCACGCAAAACGCTAATTAGCCATTCCTTTTCTTTGGCAATTTCTTGATTATTAAAACAATATTTCAAAACCTCTAAAGCTCTTGCTTGAGATAATTCTGCATTTCCCAAATATCTATCCTCTAGGCTTTTTGCATTTTTCCATTCTTTAGAAGTGTGTCCCTCAATCCGAATCTCTTCAATATCTTCTTTGTATTGAGGGCGATTTAAAATTTTAATATAACGAGGAAAAAAATCATCTAAAATTTCTTTAAATCTTGATTTCACTTCCTTTTCACCTTGATCAAACAAAATATCTGGCTCTCTAAAACGCACTGTATTGCCCTCATCAATTTCCGCATTCCATTTTCCCAAATCCTTAGAAAATTCTGCTATTAAATCCTTATAAAGCTCTGTTTGAAGATTCTGATGAGTTTTGGCAACATCACTCATTTGTCTATTTAATGCCAAAAGTTCCGCATTTTGCAAGGCGAGCTCTTTTTGCGTCTTACTAATAACCACCATATAGCCCACAGCTACAAGCAGGAATATCATCATCACCCCTGCCATCATATCAGAAATGCTAATCCACTCATTCCCTCTATTGAAGTCATTTGCCATTAGCTTCTAGCTCCCATAAGCTCTCTAATTCGCCTTAAAAACCATTCATAATCCTGCCTAAATCCCAAAGTAATATTAGACAATGCATCATCTAAATCCCCTAGGGAGCGACAAAGATTCTCATTAAGATTAGCCGTTTTAGAAAGTGAAGTATCGACATTGCTTTGAATAATTTTTAAAATCCCTTCAATTTCTTTACGATTATTTTCCAAAGCCATATAGGCTCCACTCAAAGATTCTCCTAGATTCTTTTGCAATTTATTAAACTCACCTAAAAGCTCGGCGCTAACATTTTTGGGTATCTCCAAACTTTGTTGTGTTAGAGTAGAGAGCATCTCCAAATAGTGCTTTGCCATTTCTTGTAATATACTCTTCACTTTCTCCTCTAAA includes these proteins:
- the ung gene encoding uracil-DNA glycosylase → MQDINISLENIKIEESWKLALKDEFLKPYFLEIKRHYLKAKNAGKILYPPANLIFNAFNLTPFTSLKVVLLGQDPYHNPNQAMGLSFSVPKGISLPPSLKNIYQELYEDLGIPPSHDGDLSKWAKQGVLLLNSVLSVEQNKPASHQNFGWQTFTDNVISTISLQKEGIIFLLWGNYAKAKKKLIDSKKHFILEAAHPSPLARGAFFGCRHFSKTNKILKSLRKDPIDWQI
- a CDS encoding OmpA/MotB family protein, which encodes MANDFNRGNEWISISDMMAGVMMIFLLVAVGYMVVISKTQKELALQNAELLALNRQMSDVAKTHQNLQTELYKDLIAEFSKDLGKWNAEIDEGNTVRFREPDILFDQGEKEVKSRFKEILDDFFPRYIKILNRPQYKEDIEEIRIEGHTSKEWKNAKSLEDRYLGNAELSQARALEVLKYCFNNQEIAKEKEWLISVLRANGLSFAKPLESAELSRRVEFKVLTKSNQKILKILNINKETQETQTKPAKDELESTKESKTISKN